The following are encoded in a window of Sinomonas cyclohexanicum genomic DNA:
- the rsmG gene encoding 16S rRNA (guanine(527)-N(7))-methyltransferase RsmG, with product MAEKPADATSVEVPDLEGPELAAAERLFGDRLDLARRYVGHLASSGLERGLIGPREVPRLWSRHVLNCAVIESEFPTGATVADVGSGAGLPGLCLAIARPDLRLTLIEPLERRVVWLEEVIADLGLENVAVVRGRAEQVAGTVDVAFVTARAVSALSTLVPMTLPLLGGTGTLVAIKGRSAAEEVEKAAKVIRKFKGHSPQVHLVGEGLLAEPTTVVRIAVGEA from the coding sequence ATGGCGGAGAAGCCAGCCGACGCCACGTCCGTGGAGGTCCCGGACCTCGAGGGTCCCGAGCTGGCCGCCGCCGAGCGGCTCTTCGGTGACCGTCTGGATCTCGCCCGCCGGTATGTGGGCCACCTTGCGAGCTCCGGGCTCGAGCGCGGGCTCATCGGCCCGCGCGAGGTCCCGCGGCTCTGGAGCCGGCACGTCCTCAACTGCGCGGTCATCGAATCCGAGTTCCCGACCGGGGCCACGGTCGCGGACGTCGGAAGCGGCGCGGGACTCCCGGGGCTCTGCCTGGCCATTGCCCGGCCCGACCTGCGGCTGACGCTCATCGAACCGCTCGAGCGGCGCGTGGTCTGGCTCGAGGAAGTGATCGCGGATCTGGGGCTGGAGAACGTCGCGGTGGTCCGGGGGCGTGCCGAGCAGGTGGCGGGAACGGTCGACGTCGCGTTCGTCACCGCGCGCGCGGTGTCCGCCCTCTCGACCCTCGTCCCCATGACCCTCCCGCTGCTCGGCGGGACGGGGACCCTCGTGGCCATCAAGGGGCGCAGCGCCGCTGAGGAAGTAGAGAAGGCCGCGAAGGTGATCCGGAAGTTCAAGGGGCATTCGCCGCAGGTGCATCTGGTGGGCGAGGGGCTTCTCGCGGAGCCCACAACCGTGGTGAGGATCGCTGTCGGAGAGGCCTGA
- a CDS encoding ParA family protein, translating into MKTVDEGSPIASQLANEARRRERLQGRTLRKPDSTRVFTVSNQKGGVGKTTTTVNIAAALASAGLQVLVIDIDPQGNASTALGIEHHAEVESIYDVLINDAPLVDVVAPCPDVDNLVCAPATIHLAGAEIELVSLVAREQRLRRAIDNYAVARKEAGLPRLDYIFVDCPPSLGLLTVNAFCAATEVLIPIQCEYYALEGLSQLLKNIEMIQKHLNADLRVSTILLTMYDGRTNLAAQVAAEVREHFPEQVLDAVVPRSVRISEAPSYQQTVMTYDPTSTGALSYLEAAAEIAER; encoded by the coding sequence CTGAAGACGGTAGACGAGGGCAGCCCGATCGCCTCGCAGCTCGCGAATGAGGCCAGGCGCCGGGAGCGCCTCCAAGGACGCACACTGCGCAAGCCAGACTCCACCCGCGTGTTCACGGTCTCGAACCAGAAGGGCGGCGTCGGCAAGACGACGACGACGGTGAACATCGCTGCGGCACTCGCCTCGGCCGGCCTGCAGGTCTTGGTCATCGACATCGATCCGCAGGGCAACGCGTCGACCGCGCTAGGGATCGAGCATCACGCCGAGGTCGAGAGCATCTACGACGTGCTCATCAACGATGCTCCTCTGGTTGACGTAGTGGCGCCGTGCCCCGACGTGGACAACCTTGTGTGTGCCCCGGCGACCATCCATCTCGCGGGGGCGGAGATTGAGTTGGTCTCGCTCGTCGCCCGCGAACAGCGGCTCCGCCGTGCGATCGACAACTACGCCGTGGCCCGCAAGGAGGCTGGGCTTCCGCGGCTCGACTACATCTTCGTGGACTGCCCGCCGAGCCTAGGCCTCCTCACGGTGAACGCCTTCTGCGCCGCGACGGAGGTATTGATCCCGATCCAGTGCGAGTACTACGCGCTCGAGGGACTCAGCCAGCTCCTCAAGAACATCGAGATGATCCAGAAGCACCTCAACGCTGATCTGAGGGTGTCGACGATTCTCCTCACCATGTATGACGGGAGGACGAATCTGGCGGCCCAGGTCGCCGCCGAGGTTCGCGAGCACTTCCCGGAGCAGGTCCTCGACGCTGTGGTGCCGCGGTCCGTGCGCATTTCTGAGGCCCCCAGCTACCAGCAGACCGTAATGACGTACGACCCGACGTCGACCGGAGCGCTGTCCTACCTCGAAGCCGCCGCCGAGATCGCGGAGCGATAG
- a CDS encoding ParB/RepB/Spo0J family partition protein, which produces MSEKRRGLGRGLGALIPSSAPATSGSTTPSRPVDLFFPDAGRRGESEAETPGPASPVEAGASDDDSAPTASASPETGGAAETKTARPSRSRAKERDTDELDLVEVPGAQFAEVAVGDIHPNRKQPRTVFDEDEMAELVHSVREIGILQPIVIRKSTESGSQPYELVMGERRWRAAMAAGLDVLPAIIRDTGDDALLRDALLENLHRSQLNPLEEAAAYQQLLEDFGTTHEELADRIGRSRPQVSNTIRLLRLPPLVQRRVAAGVLSAGHARALLSLPDDAAIERMAQKIVSEGLSVRATEEAVALYQEPEEARRPSARTNARHERLDFLASSLADRLDTNVKITLGARKGKVSIEFASVEDLNRIMTLINPEDG; this is translated from the coding sequence ATGAGCGAGAAGCGCCGAGGACTGGGCCGGGGCCTGGGGGCCCTCATTCCCAGCTCCGCCCCGGCGACCAGCGGCTCGACGACGCCGTCACGCCCTGTGGACCTCTTCTTCCCTGACGCAGGACGCCGTGGTGAGTCCGAGGCGGAGACGCCGGGGCCGGCGTCGCCTGTTGAGGCGGGCGCCTCCGACGACGATTCCGCTCCCACCGCTTCGGCATCACCGGAGACGGGGGGCGCCGCCGAGACGAAGACGGCGCGGCCGTCCCGCTCGCGGGCCAAGGAGCGGGACACGGATGAGCTCGATCTGGTCGAGGTTCCCGGGGCGCAGTTTGCCGAGGTTGCGGTGGGGGACATCCATCCGAACCGGAAGCAGCCCCGCACTGTGTTCGATGAGGACGAGATGGCTGAGCTCGTCCACTCGGTGCGCGAGATCGGCATTCTCCAGCCGATCGTCATTCGGAAATCAACCGAATCCGGTAGCCAGCCCTATGAGTTGGTGATGGGCGAGCGCCGGTGGCGGGCCGCCATGGCAGCGGGGCTCGACGTGCTTCCCGCGATCATCCGGGATACCGGGGACGACGCGCTGCTTCGCGACGCCCTCCTTGAGAACCTGCACCGAAGCCAGCTCAATCCACTCGAGGAAGCCGCGGCCTACCAGCAGCTGCTCGAGGACTTCGGCACCACCCACGAGGAGCTTGCCGACCGCATCGGCCGCTCGCGCCCCCAAGTCTCCAACACCATCCGTTTGCTCCGACTGCCCCCGTTGGTTCAGCGCCGTGTGGCTGCCGGCGTGCTGTCGGCTGGTCACGCGCGTGCCCTCCTCTCGCTGCCGGACGACGCGGCGATCGAGCGCATGGCGCAGAAGATTGTGTCTGAGGGGCTGTCGGTTCGAGCCACTGAAGAGGCTGTCGCCCTCTATCAGGAGCCGGAGGAAGCGCGGCGACCGTCGGCCCGCACCAATGCCCGCCACGAGCGACTCGACTTCTTGGCGTCCTCTCTCGCGGACCGTCTCGATACGAATGTGAAGATCACCCTCGGTG